Proteins from a genomic interval of Methanohalophilus levihalophilus:
- a CDS encoding sensor histidine kinase, producing the protein MKTLLSLITIPENRVLNPHRSALLGALFALILLILVWWQAGLWYEEQLLAEQRIEEAIDLSLHGNALSSSLTHRFAILEGLASFVHFDPSEESLDNNFDDFTEGLYSSTEGILYFSVAPAGIQKYVYPISGNEDVLGYDLINDEHPDVRTDVQRAIQTRQIALSGPYELQSDIHSMVAIKPIYINDTFWGLAVMAVDMSLIIEEAGLMIPGHPNIAIRDDTGNVFYGGNQVYDSDPVIQSIELPDGNWELGIIPTAGHTTIQDKIIVFKSAGLIIVVLLTMMAYMAINRQKRLTLAVKESTKELSKANEELVSLTKMKDLFTDIMRHDLLNPANIVRGFTDVLLDMENDEKKNQALQTIKRNNEKLIDMIESASKFSKLESVEELEFEETDIRATINEVIENFKPQLEEKQMLVEFAAKKEYNANANPMIEEVFANLISNAIKYSPSKSKIIIDVLDSEDYWKIKVTDFGEGIADEDKPKLFERFKRVDKSGVKGTGLGLAIVKRITNLHGGNVGIENNPAGQGSVFWVTVKKSQ; encoded by the coding sequence ATGAAAACTCTGCTTAGCCTCATTACAATTCCAGAAAATAGAGTTCTCAATCCGCATCGAAGCGCACTGCTGGGTGCACTGTTTGCTCTGATATTGCTTATTCTTGTCTGGTGGCAAGCTGGACTCTGGTATGAAGAACAGTTGCTTGCTGAGCAAAGAATAGAGGAAGCAATCGATTTATCTTTACATGGAAATGCATTGTCATCAAGCCTTACCCACCGGTTTGCCATACTGGAAGGCTTGGCCTCATTTGTTCACTTTGATCCATCAGAAGAATCCTTGGATAATAATTTCGATGATTTCACAGAAGGGCTCTATTCCAGTACTGAAGGAATTCTTTATTTTTCAGTAGCTCCTGCTGGAATTCAAAAATATGTCTACCCGATTTCTGGAAATGAAGATGTGCTGGGTTATGATCTCATTAATGATGAACATCCTGATGTAAGAACCGATGTGCAGCGAGCAATCCAAACTCGCCAAATTGCCTTAAGTGGTCCATATGAATTGCAATCAGATATCCACAGTATGGTTGCAATAAAGCCTATTTATATAAATGATACTTTTTGGGGATTAGCAGTCATGGCTGTGGACATGTCACTTATTATTGAGGAAGCTGGACTTATGATCCCGGGTCATCCTAATATTGCAATAAGAGATGATACGGGCAATGTATTCTATGGAGGAAATCAGGTATATGACAGTGATCCTGTTATACAAAGCATCGAACTACCTGATGGTAATTGGGAGTTGGGAATAATTCCTACAGCGGGGCATACTACAATTCAAGATAAAATTATTGTATTCAAAAGTGCAGGTTTGATTATTGTAGTACTGCTAACTATGATGGCATATATGGCCATCAATCGCCAAAAGCGCCTGACACTTGCAGTTAAAGAAAGCACGAAAGAACTCTCAAAGGCAAACGAGGAACTTGTTTCGCTTACAAAAATGAAAGACCTCTTTACCGACATCATGCGTCATGACTTGCTCAACCCTGCAAATATAGTTAGGGGTTTCACTGATGTTTTACTCGATATGGAAAATGATGAGAAAAAAAATCAAGCTCTTCAAACAATTAAACGCAACAACGAAAAATTAATCGATATGATTGAATCTGCATCTAAATTTTCAAAATTGGAGAGTGTTGAAGAACTTGAATTTGAAGAAACGGACATTAGAGCTACTATTAATGAAGTTATAGAAAACTTCAAACCACAACTTGAAGAAAAGCAGATGCTTGTTGAGTTTGCAGCAAAGAAGGAATATAATGCAAACGCAAATCCTATGATAGAGGAAGTATTTGCAAATTTGATATCCAATGCCATAAAATATAGCCCATCCAAAAGTAAAATAATTATTGATGTACTTGATTCAGAAGATTACTGGAAAATAAAAGTGACAGACTTTGGGGAAGGGATTGCGGATGAGGATAAACCGAAGCTGTTCGAGCGTTTCAAGCGTGTAGACAAAAGTGGCGTTAAAGGAACAGGATTGGGGCTTGCCATAGTTAAAAGGATAACTAATTTACATGGAGGAAATGTCGGCATCGAGAATAATCCAGCCGGGCAGGGGAGTGTTTTCTGGGTAACTGTGAAAAAGTCACAATAA
- a CDS encoding recombinase family protein, which yields MNTKIIKNVCLYIRTSTDNHKESPKIQEEQLQEYCNRCGYEIVDKYVDFGYSGKNTKRPAFELMMQEAKEKKFDMVIVTKIDRFARSNLDLLFHVKELQDLDIEFASISQPFDTSSPSGTLMLQIMGAFAEFERSMIAERMREGREKAIANGVICHRPKKDIDSKKLIELIDKKLSATAISKYFGVAPNTITSRLDELGYVYENYKWIKFEESMEFKLKQYEEAEA from the coding sequence ATGAATACAAAAATAATTAAAAATGTCTGTTTATACATAAGGACATCAACGGATAATCACAAAGAATCGCCAAAAATCCAAGAAGAGCAATTACAAGAATATTGTAACCGTTGCGGATATGAAATTGTTGACAAATATGTTGATTTTGGATATTCGGGAAAGAACACTAAGCGACCCGCTTTTGAATTAATGATGCAGGAAGCAAAAGAAAAGAAATTCGATATGGTTATAGTCACCAAGATTGACCGATTTGCGAGATCCAATCTTGATCTACTCTTCCATGTTAAAGAGCTTCAGGATTTAGATATTGAATTTGCTTCTATAAGTCAACCCTTCGATACTTCTTCACCTTCCGGTACATTAATGCTTCAAATTATGGGTGCTTTTGCTGAATTCGAAAGATCCATGATTGCGGAAAGAATGAGAGAAGGAAGAGAAAAAGCAATTGCTAATGGTGTAATTTGCCATAGACCTAAAAAAGATATTGATTCAAAAAAGCTGATTGAATTGATTGATAAAAAGTTATCAGCAACTGCAATTTCAAAGTACTTTGGTGTTGCTCCTAATACCATTACATCAAGGCTTGATGAACTAGGTTATGTATATGAAAATTACAAATGGATCAAATTTGAAGAATCAATGGAATTCAAGCTAAAACAATATGAAGAAGCTGAAGCCTGA
- a CDS encoding DUF6293 family protein gives MEYTGSNRNKYSQIIKKLETNGFVSTNRSGREKGIKLTDSGKVIAEISDILLSSK, from the coding sequence ATGGAATACACAGGATCAAACCGAAATAAGTATTCTCAAATTATTAAAAAATTAGAAACAAATGGATTTGTTTCAACCAACAGAAGTGGTCGTGAAAAAGGAATAAAATTAACTGATTCTGGAAAAGTAATAGCAGAAATTAGTGATATTCTGTTAAGTTCTAAATGA
- a CDS encoding methyltransferase domain-containing protein, which translates to MKKPGISECRENSRHNTAQRTLGPVSHLEEHVRPDWWRHIFNSLYLKTDADVVDDENITKDEIDLFVSALKLDQNERIVDLCCGQGRHTLELVRRGYKNVEGLDRSRYLIQRAKTKARKENLHVRFREGDARKTPYAPDSFGCLMILGNSFGYFETPEEDLRVLNEAKRILKPHGKLLLDVSDGSYLKEHFQPRSWEWIDKNSFVCRERSLSIDGQKLISREVIVDDKKGVVADQFYAERLYTVKSLTELLENAGFTNVELVGEVGSNSRRGQDLGMMEKRIIVAATIRKEWTPVRSKNKAKAKKVTVLLGDPAKADPLKPSGIFDDDDFYTIDCLKGALREIEGYEFSYLSNHNTLITDLARVSPKTDIVLNLCDEGYANDPRKELHVPAILEMMDIPYTGSGPQCLAYCYDKSLVRGIARELGVPVPEGLMVKPDDTLFELTMDFPVIVKPNFGDSSFGLNRNSVCYTHDEVVRAIYAIREGLGYDKPILVEEFLTGKDLSMGIIGTPPEKYTVLPISEEDYSALPDDLVKICGYEAKWKPDSPYWNIKSVPANLSADVEETIVECSLKLFSRLECRDYARFDWRLDARGNPKLLEVNPNPGWCWDGHLAKMAAFANITYPDMLDRIIKSAEERNSDLTSEGEDRSCKN; encoded by the coding sequence ATGAAAAAGCCCGGAATCTCCGAGTGTCGTGAGAATTCACGACATAACACAGCCCAAAGGACTTTAGGCCCGGTCTCGCATCTGGAAGAACATGTGCGTCCGGACTGGTGGAGACATATTTTCAACTCGTTGTACCTGAAGACAGATGCAGACGTCGTAGATGATGAAAATATAACGAAGGATGAAATTGATTTATTTGTTTCAGCTCTCAAGCTTGATCAGAATGAAAGGATAGTGGATCTCTGCTGCGGGCAGGGACGCCATACCCTTGAACTTGTCCGGCGCGGATATAAAAATGTAGAAGGACTGGACAGATCACGTTACCTTATCCAGAGAGCAAAAACAAAAGCCCGGAAAGAAAACCTGCATGTAAGATTTCGTGAAGGTGATGCACGGAAAACACCCTATGCGCCTGATTCTTTTGGTTGCTTGATGATCCTTGGGAACAGTTTTGGCTACTTTGAAACCCCTGAAGAAGATTTGAGAGTTCTTAATGAGGCAAAACGCATTCTTAAACCGCATGGAAAATTGCTTCTGGATGTTTCAGACGGATCATATCTGAAAGAACATTTCCAGCCACGTTCATGGGAGTGGATAGATAAGAACAGTTTTGTTTGCCGCGAGCGTTCACTTTCCATTGACGGACAGAAACTCATCTCCAGGGAAGTAATCGTTGATGACAAGAAAGGCGTTGTTGCAGACCAGTTTTATGCCGAACGCCTCTACACTGTGAAATCATTGACGGAACTACTTGAGAATGCAGGTTTTACAAACGTCGAGCTTGTGGGAGAGGTAGGATCAAATTCCAGAAGAGGCCAGGATCTTGGAATGATGGAAAAGCGCATCATTGTGGCTGCAACGATAAGGAAGGAATGGACTCCTGTCAGGAGCAAAAACAAAGCCAAAGCAAAGAAAGTTACAGTCCTCCTTGGAGATCCTGCAAAAGCAGATCCTCTTAAACCTTCAGGCATTTTTGACGACGATGATTTCTACACCATTGATTGTCTCAAGGGCGCATTGAGGGAAATAGAAGGCTATGAGTTCAGCTATCTTTCCAATCACAATACTCTCATAACAGATCTAGCCAGAGTATCCCCAAAAACTGATATTGTGCTGAATCTCTGTGATGAGGGATATGCAAACGATCCACGCAAAGAGCTACATGTTCCGGCAATTCTGGAAATGATGGATATTCCATATACCGGTTCCGGACCACAATGTCTTGCATACTGCTACGATAAATCTCTTGTAAGAGGTATTGCACGCGAGTTGGGAGTACCTGTACCCGAGGGCCTGATGGTAAAACCCGACGATACTTTGTTTGAACTTACAATGGATTTCCCCGTCATAGTAAAACCCAATTTTGGAGATTCCAGTTTTGGGCTTAACAGGAACAGTGTATGTTATACACATGACGAAGTCGTAAGGGCAATTTATGCCATCCGTGAAGGGCTGGGATACGATAAACCGATTCTTGTGGAAGAGTTTTTGACAGGGAAGGATCTGAGTATGGGGATAATCGGAACACCGCCGGAAAAGTACACAGTGTTGCCCATCTCTGAGGAAGATTACTCTGCCCTGCCGGATGATCTTGTGAAAATTTGCGGCTATGAAGCAAAATGGAAGCCAGATTCACCTTACTGGAACATCAAATCGGTTCCTGCAAACCTTTCTGCAGATGTGGAAGAAACCATTGTCGAATGCAGCCTGAAATTATTCTCAAGGCTGGAATGCAGGGATTATGCGAGATTCGACTGGAGACTTGATGCCAGGGGGAATCCGAAACTGCTGGAAGTTAATCCTAACCCGGGCTGGTGTTGGGATGGACATCTTGCGAAAATGGCTGCTTTTGCGAATATCACTTACCCGGATATGCTTGATCGAATTATAAAAAGTGCAGAAGAAAGAAATTCTGATCTAACGAGTGAAGGTGAGGACAGGAGCTGCAAAAACTAA
- the pscS gene encoding O-phospho-L-seryl-tRNA:Cys-tRNA synthase has translation MTLDPKKLAKFASIERGPRDFINIDPLQTGGKLTPEAQKAIVEWGDGYSVCDFCPGCLDKMKQPPVSEFVHEVLPEFLGVDGARITNGAREAKFAVMHSIASEGDSVVMDGLAHYSSIVAAQRARLNIESVGHSGNPDYYIDPEGYGQAIEKVTSETGKVPALALLTYPDGNYGNLPDAKKIASICHEYDVPLLLNCAYSAGRMPIDAKAIGADFVSVSGHKSMAASGPIGIVGVNGDYVDTVFRKSPTHKIKEIEFLGCTARGATLMTLMASFPAVVERTQRWDEEVANARWFSEKLEGMGLIQVGQKPHNHDLMFFEAPIFYEISQKVKKGRYFLYKELKARQIHGIKAGLTKYFKLSTYGVGKEDLSFVVDSFEEIIDKYNK, from the coding sequence ATGACATTGGATCCAAAAAAGCTCGCTAAATTTGCTTCTATCGAGAGAGGACCGAGAGATTTCATTAATATTGATCCTCTTCAGACCGGCGGGAAACTTACTCCAGAAGCTCAAAAAGCCATTGTAGAATGGGGTGATGGTTATTCAGTCTGCGATTTCTGCCCGGGTTGCCTTGACAAAATGAAGCAGCCTCCTGTAAGTGAATTTGTGCATGAGGTTTTACCTGAATTTCTTGGAGTAGATGGTGCACGCATTACCAACGGGGCAAGAGAGGCCAAGTTTGCAGTAATGCATTCCATTGCCAGCGAAGGAGACTCAGTGGTAATGGACGGACTTGCACATTATTCATCCATTGTCGCCGCCCAGAGAGCAAGATTGAATATTGAATCCGTAGGACATTCAGGAAATCCTGATTACTATATTGATCCGGAAGGCTACGGCCAGGCTATCGAGAAAGTAACCAGCGAAACCGGCAAGGTTCCAGCCCTTGCATTACTGACATATCCTGATGGAAATTACGGGAATCTTCCGGATGCAAAGAAAATTGCTTCTATCTGTCATGAATACGATGTCCCACTCCTGCTAAACTGTGCATATTCCGCAGGCAGGATGCCTATTGATGCAAAAGCCATAGGTGCTGATTTTGTTTCAGTCAGCGGTCACAAATCAATGGCTGCATCGGGACCTATTGGAATTGTAGGTGTCAACGGGGACTATGTTGATACGGTATTCAGGAAATCCCCCACCCACAAAATTAAGGAAATTGAATTCCTCGGCTGCACCGCCAGGGGTGCCACCCTTATGACATTGATGGCATCATTCCCTGCTGTTGTGGAGCGTACCCAGAGATGGGACGAGGAAGTCGCAAATGCACGCTGGTTTTCGGAGAAACTTGAAGGAATGGGACTTATTCAGGTTGGGCAAAAGCCACATAACCATGACCTGATGTTCTTTGAAGCTCCGATTTTCTATGAGATTTCACAGAAGGTCAAGAAAGGACGCTATTTCCTTTACAAGGAACTGAAAGCCCGCCAGATTCACGGAATCAAAGCAGGCCTTACAAAATACTTCAAGCTCAGTACCTATGGTGTGGGCAAAGAAGATCTTTCATTTGTTGTCGATTCCTTTGAGGAAATTATCGACAAGTACAACAAATAA
- a CDS encoding DNA-directed RNA polymerase subunit L, producing MELKILEKTDNEIRLEIRGESHTLLNLLKSVLLEDEHVEIATYDMKHVTISDPVLFVKTDGEDPIATIRKAASSLNERFDDFMEVFQKALS from the coding sequence ATGGAACTGAAAATCCTGGAAAAAACCGATAATGAAATCAGACTTGAAATCCGGGGAGAAAGCCATACCCTTCTGAATTTACTCAAGTCTGTTTTACTCGAAGACGAACATGTAGAGATAGCAACATACGACATGAAACATGTCACAATAAGCGATCCTGTACTGTTTGTTAAGACTGATGGCGAAGATCCAATTGCAACCATCCGAAAAGCAGCAAGTAGCCTTAATGAAAGGTTTGACGATTTCATGGAAGTATTCCAGAAAGCGCTTTCCTGA
- a CDS encoding exosome complex RNA-binding protein Csl4, whose protein sequence is MNSENAEGDETIKEIEEVEETEETPEEEEEVEEEEQFVLPGEIVGITEEFKAGDGTYTVRGDILASRMGTVQINKKRREVSVKPASTIPPVVKKGDTVAGMIINLRDSMALMKIAAIKGHGEREINDPGVAAIHISNIRESYVKNIADEFGLGDIIKAKVIDVENMRLSTAEKELGVMSAMCPKCGTVMQKDDKRLKCPNCGNVEKRNLASGYGTGEI, encoded by the coding sequence ATGAACTCAGAAAATGCCGAAGGGGATGAAACAATCAAGGAAATCGAAGAAGTGGAAGAAACCGAAGAAACCCCTGAAGAGGAAGAAGAGGTCGAAGAGGAAGAACAATTTGTCCTTCCGGGAGAAATAGTAGGCATCACTGAAGAGTTCAAAGCAGGTGACGGAACATATACTGTGCGCGGTGACATTTTAGCCAGCCGCATGGGAACAGTCCAGATCAACAAGAAGAGAAGGGAAGTATCAGTTAAGCCTGCTTCAACCATTCCACCTGTTGTCAAGAAAGGAGATACTGTTGCTGGAATGATAATCAACCTCAGGGATTCCATGGCGCTTATGAAAATTGCAGCAATAAAAGGCCACGGCGAACGTGAGATAAACGATCCCGGCGTTGCTGCCATCCATATATCAAATATCAGGGAATCCTATGTGAAGAACATCGCTGATGAATTCGGACTTGGTGACATAATCAAGGCAAAGGTTATCGATGTTGAAAACATGAGATTGTCCACTGCAGAAAAAGAACTCGGTGTCATGTCTGCAATGTGTCCAAAATGTGGAACTGTGATGCAGAAAGATGACAAGCGTCTTAAATGTCCAAATTGCGGCAATGTTGAGAAACGCAACCTTGCTTCCGGCTACGGTACCGGTGAAATCTAA
- a CDS encoding METTL5 family protein, translating into MKQRKLEMLLQKVEGFERPDITLEQYPTPATLAAEILHFAYMQGDLEGTVIDLGCGTGMLAIGAKLLGAEEVIGYDIDPGALMIACRNAEKLGVEVEFVCSPIDSIDKHADTILMNPPFGAQCKGNDRPFLKKALEIAGTIYSIHNCGSRSFIEKYIRPAIVTDTYSANFPIKRTFKFHKKDVEQIEVEVYRIKSGSHSN; encoded by the coding sequence ATGAAACAGCGCAAACTTGAGATGCTGTTGCAAAAGGTGGAGGGATTTGAGAGACCCGACATCACTCTTGAGCAGTATCCAACACCTGCAACGCTTGCAGCCGAAATATTGCATTTTGCGTATATGCAGGGAGACCTTGAAGGCACGGTAATTGATCTTGGTTGCGGGACAGGCATGCTGGCAATAGGTGCAAAACTGCTGGGAGCTGAAGAAGTAATTGGCTATGACATCGATCCCGGGGCACTCATGATTGCCTGCAGGAATGCAGAAAAACTGGGCGTTGAAGTTGAGTTTGTGTGTTCACCGATTGATAGTATTGATAAGCACGCTGATACTATCCTCATGAACCCTCCTTTTGGGGCCCAGTGCAAAGGAAATGACAGGCCATTCCTGAAGAAAGCTCTGGAAATTGCGGGAACAATCTATTCCATACATAATTGTGGGAGTCGGAGTTTCATAGAGAAGTATATAAGGCCTGCCATTGTAACAGACACGTACTCTGCAAATTTCCCGATAAAAAGAACATTTAAATTCCATAAAAAGGATGTAGAACAAATTGAAGTGGAAGTATACAGGATAAAGTCCGGTTCTCATTCAAATTAA